The region GGTGAAGATGAAGGAGCGGGAGAACATGCGCACCGCCTCGATGACTTCGGCGGGGCCGGCGATGTAGCCGCCGGTGGTGCCGAAGCCCTTGGCCAGCGTGCCCATGATGACGGTGAACTCGTCGGCGATGCCCTCCAGGGCCGCGATGCCGGCGCCCTCCGGGCCGTACATGCCCACCGCGTGCACCTCGTCGAGGTACGTCATCGCCCCATGGCGCTTGGCGATGTCGGCGAGTTCGGGCAGCGGGGCTATGTCACCGTTCATCGAGTACACGGACTCGGCCACGATGAGCTTGGGGGCGTCCGGGTCTGCCGCCGCTATCAGTTCTTCCAGGTGAGCGGGGTCGTTGTGGCGGAAGATCTGTTTCTGGGAGTGGCTGTGGCGCAGGCCGTCGATGACGGACGCGTGGTTGAGGGCGTCGGAGAAGACGACACACCCCTCCATGCGGCCGGCGATGACGGACAACGCACCGTCGTTGGCGGTATAGCCGGAGGTGAACAGGAGGGCTTCGTCCTTGCCGTGTAATTCGGCGAGCTCCTTCTCCAGCAGCACGTGGTAGTGGTTGGTGCCGCCGATATTGCGTGAGCCGCCGGCGCCGGCACCGTACTTGTCGACCGCCTCCTTCATGGCTTCGAGCACCGCGGGATGCTGGCCCATGCCGAGGTAGTCGTTGCTGCACCAGACGCTGATGCTGTCCGGGTCACCAACGTGTCCACTGCTGCGTACGCTGGCCGCGGGAAAGTTCCCGGCGAGCCGACCGATCTCCAGGAACTCTCTCTTTCCCCCGTCGGAACCTTCTATGAGGCGTGCAAAGAGGTCTAGATATTGGGTCGTCACGTCTACTCGCTTCGTTTCAGGCCGTCTGAGGCCACATGCGACTACGGGATACTGCGTCAAACGACTGAACCCGCACGGCTACGGCTGACTTCTGCTCTCCCCCGGCGCGAAGGCGTCACTGGCGGAATCGCGCGGGGAGTCACGTGGCATTGCCGTCCTCGGTTCAGAGGAGGGGCATGGAAGTAGCGTCTGCATATCGTCGGTCGCGGTCTGCATCCAATTTACCCAAGGTCGCCGGACAGTGAAGTCACCAAAGCAAACTCTGGTTATTTTCCTAGTCTTTTGACGGACGCTCGGAATCTGTTGCCGAGCTCTCACGATCATGTAACCCTGCACCGACCGGCAAACGGGCCTGCGAAGTGGAGTTCCGATGTCTTCGAACGAGAACTACGCCCGTCGGGTGCTTGAGTCGTTGGTGTCCGATCCCGACCGGATTGCCCTGTGGCGGGAGGGTGAGGAGTTCACCGCGGGCCAGTTCTCCAGGGCGGTTCTCGCGGCGGCGGAACTCCTGCGGCGGCACTTTGCGGAACACCGAGCTCTGATTACGAAGGATCCGGTTGTTGCGGTGCTGACCGTCACCAACAGCCCGGCAACCGTCATTCTCCGCTACGCGGCCAACCTCGCCGGGGCCTCCCTGGTCCACCTGCACTCCACGAACGCGGTGGATCCCAACGACCAGCTGGCCGCCACCGCCCGGCAGGAGATCCTCAGCAGGACCGGGGCGACCTTCCTCGCCGTCGACAAGGAGAACCTCGACGCGGCCCGCGAGCTGTGCGACCGGCTATCCGAGCCACCCCGTCTCGCCGCGCTCGGCACCCTCGGTCCCGATGTCCTGGACCTCTCGTCGGGTGACCCGGACGCCTTCAACCTTGACTCCGTCGAGGCCGACCCCGAACAGCCGGCCGTGGTGATATGCACCAGCGGTACCAGCGGCAGCCCCAAGGCTGTCATGATGTCGTACCGCGTCCGGAGCCTCCACCTCCAGGCGAACCTGGGCCTCCAGTCCCCGGAACCCATGGTGTACCTGTCGACCCTGCCGGTGAGCAACTCCAGCGGCTCCGTCGTCGACCTCGCGCTCGCCTCCGGCGGATCGGTCGTCCTGCACGACGGATTCGATGCGGGCGAAGTGCTGCGGGCCGTGGAACAGCACCGCGTCTCCGCGCTGGCGATCACCCCGCCGCAGCTGTACATGCTGGTCGACCACCCCGACCTCGCCGCCACCGACCGGTCGAGCATCAGGGTCATCACCTACGTCGGCTCCCCCGCGGCCCCGGCCCGACTGGCCGAGGCGGTCGAGGTGTTCGGCCCGGTGCTGCTCCAGATCTACGGGACCACGGAGACCAGCCCCATCAGCATCCTGAGGCCGCCGGACCACTTCGACCCGGAACTCCGCCGGACCGTCGGACGCCCGACCACGGAGGTACGCATCCGCGACCTGGACGACGACCGTGACGTCCCACCCGGCGAGATCGGCGAGGTCTGCGTGCGGAGCCCGTTCACCATGCTCGGCTACTGGGGCGAACCGGAGCTGACCGCCTCGACCGTCCGCGACGGCTGGGTGCACACCGGCGACCTCGGTTCCGTCGACGAGAACGGCTTTCTGAGCCTGCACGGCCGGATGGGCGAGGTGATGAAGACCAACGGCATCAAGGTCCGTCCCACGGATGTGGAGAACGCGCTGCTGACCCATCCGGAGATCGCCCAGGCCACGGTGTACTGCGTGGTCGACGACGACCGCGTGGAGCACATCCACGCCGCCGTCGTGGTGCGGCCGGGCGGCACCGCCGACTCCGGGACGCTGATCGGTCACGTCGCTGCCGAACTGTCCCCGAAGCACGTACCGGACGCGGTGACGTTCCACGACGCGCTGCCCCTCACCGGTGCAGGCAAGCCGGACAAGCAGACGCTGGCCGCACGGCACGGCGGTGCGGCATGACACTGACCGCCGCGTCCGTACTGGCCGAGTCCGCGGAGCGGCGCCCCGACCACCCCGCGCTCGTCTTCGGCTCAGAACGGATCACCTACGCCGGGCTCTGGCACGCCACCCGCCGGTACGCGGCGGTGCTGCGGGACCACGGTGTGCGCCCGGGCGACCGGGTCGCCCTGCTGTTGCCGAACACACCGCACTTCCCGATGGTGTACTACGGCGTGCTGGCGCTCGGAGCCGTGGCGGTCCCGGTACACGGCCTGCTGCGCGCCGACGAGATCGTCCACGTGCTGAGCGACTCCGAGGCGAAGGCCCTGGTGTGCGCGGCCCCGATGCTGACCGAAGGCGCCAAAGCGGCCGAGGCGGCCGGGGTTCCGCTGCTCACCGTCATGGTGGAGAACGGTACGACCGACGACGGCCCGCCACGTCTCGACATCCTCGCCGAACGGGCGGCGCCCCTCGACCGCCTGGTGCCGCGCGCGTCCGAGGACCTGGCGCTGGTGCTGTACACCTCGGGCACCACCGGGCGGCCCAAGGGCGCGTTGATCACCCAGCTCAACCTGGTGATGAACGTCAGCACCACGATGCGCTCGCCGTTCGACCTCGGCCCCGACGACATACTGCTCGGCTGTCTGCCGCTGTTCCACACCTTCGGCCAGACCTGCGTCATGAGCGCCTGTTTCCTGGCCGGCGGCACCCTGGTGCTCATGAGCCGCTTCGACGGCCCCGGCGCGCTCGACCTCATGGTCACCGAGAGCTGCACGGTGTTCATGGGCGTCCCGACCATGTACCTGGCCCTCCTCGACGCCGCCACCCACGACGCCCGCCGCCCCGCCCTCGACCGCGCCTTCTCCGGCGGTTCGGCGCTGCCGGTCAAGGTGATGGAGGAGTTCCAGGAGGTCTACGGCTGCCCGATCTACGAGGGGTACGGACTTACGGAGACCTCGCCGGTGGTGGCGTACAACCAGAAGGCGTGGCCGCGCAGGCCCGGCACGGTGGGGCGCCCCATCTGGGGCGTGGAGGCGGAGATCGCCGCCGCCGACGTCGAGGACCGTATCGCGCTGCTGCCGGCCGGGGAAGTCGGGGAGATCGTCGTACGCGGCCACAACGTCATGGCCGGCTACCTCAACCGGCCGGAAGCCACCAGGGCCGTGCTGGTCGACGGATGGTTCCGCTCGGGCGATCTGGGGGTGAAGGACGCCGACGGCTATCTGACCATCGTCGACCGCAAGAAGGACATGGTGCTGCGCGGTGGCTACAACGTCTATCCGCGCGAGGTCGAGGACGTGCTGATGCGCCACCCGGCCATCGCCCAGGTCGCCGTCATCGGTGTCCCCGACGACAAGTACGGCGAGGAGGTGTGTGCCGTGGTGCGGACGCGGCCAGGCACGGACCCGGACGCGACGCTGGCCGCGGACATCGTGTCCTGGAGCAGACAGCGAGTCGCCGCGCACAAGTACCCGCGCCTGGTGGAGTTCGTCGAGGACTTCCCCCTCGGGCCGAGCGGCAAGGTGCTGAAGCGGGAACTCACCGCCCGCTTCGCCGACGGTCGCTGAGGGTTTTCAGCGGTGCCGCTCCAGGGTGAGGACAGCTCTGGTGATTGACGTCATGTGGTGTGGGCTGTGGTCTGCAGCGGGCGCGACGGAAGATTTTTCCAGGATTTCAGGCGGGCCCCCCTTCGTGAGTGGCGACGTAGCGCGCAGCCCGGTACTGGCGTACTCGTCACGCAAGCGCGGGGCGCTCTCGGGAGCAGGGGCGTCGCGCGATGGGGATCGGTCCGGTTCGCCGGTCTCGTGAGTGACGCGGCATCCCCCTCTCTCCGGCGCTCAGAGACACGAAGTGAGTTACCGTTCGGGCGAGGCACGAGGCAAGATGGTGGACCCTGTGCAGCTCAGCGCCGGTTTCACTGACACCGACGGACGCAACCCGCGTGGCGGTAGCGCTGCCCTGACGTCAGCGTGGTGAGTCCGACCGAGGTGCGTCTGGCGTTGCCGGTGGGGTGGATGCGGGTACGCCATCGTTCCCTGGAGGATTGAATGAGTATCGCGATGCGTGCCGTCGCCCTGCTCTTGCGGGTCACCGCCAAGCCCGGCTCGTCGACCGCGGCGCGCGCCCAGAAAAGGATGCGCAAGCCGAAGAGGTCCGGACAGCCGCCAGCCGCGCTGCGGCGGCGCCACGACATGTCCGTGCGGCAGGTTGCCGGGTTCGCCTGCTGGACCGTCCAGCCACGCGATGAAGCAGCCACTCGCGGTGCGGTGTATTTGCATGGCGGGGCGTACACCAGCGAGATCACCAAGCAGCACTGGGCCCTGGTCGGCGCGCTGGCCGACGAAGGCGTCCGGGTCGAGGTGCCGCTCTACGGCCTGGCCCCGCAGCACACCTACCGCGAGGCGTATCCACTGGTGAGCGAGGTGTACCGGCAACTCCTTGAGCAGTTGCCCGCCGCAGCGGTGACCCTCGCCGGCGACTCGGCCGGCGCCGGTCTCGCGCTCGGCGTCGCCCAAGAGCTCCCGGCAGCAGGTCTACCGCAGCCCCGCCGGATCGTCCTGATCTCTCCCTGGCTCGACCTCACGCTCGGCCAACCCGCCGTGCAAGCCGTCGCACCGCACGACCCGTGGTTGTCCCCGGCCGGCCTCGTCGAGATGGGCCACGCCTGGGCGGGCGGCGACGATCCGTCCGACGCGCGCCTGAGCCCGATCAACGGCCCACTCACCGGTCTCGCGCCGATCGCGGTGTTCATCGGCACGCGCGACATCTTCTACCCCGACGTGTGCCGCCTGCGCGACCGCGCAGCCGCCGAGGGGGCACCGCTCGACGTGACGGTCTGCGCGGGCGCCGTGCACGTCTACCCGCTCACCCCCACGCCCGAAGGCCGGGCCGCAGCCACCCGCATCGTGAAGGACATCGCTCAGTAACGAGCGTGGCTCGGCTGGAGCGAACGTGTTCGTGGATGGATCTGAAGACCGCTTTCCGACGGGGCCAGGACTACGCCGACGTTCCCACTGAGCGGGCCGGGCTGCGAAGAATGAGGGCCGAAAAAATGATGAACCCGCCCTCGCTCCCACTGTCCCGGCAGAAATTCGAACCACCCCAAATGACGCGCTCCCGGTCTGTTTCCACAGGGCGGGCGCATCTTCTTCTATGACCGGTCTTCCACCAGACCGGCTGTTTGTTAGGGGGCGTTCCAGAGGCTTCATGACCAAGCAGCAGTGCCTGGTGAACGGTGCGCTCCGATGTCCCGATGAATCGCCGGAAAGAAATGCAATCGGGTCTGCCCTGTCGATTCCCCGGTGCGAATGACGTTGCGGATGTCTGGCGGCTGATCTGTGGGTTCGCGCAGGTGGAGGGTGAGGCGGCGGGCCGAGCGGGCCAGGCGGGCAGGCACGTT is a window of Streptomyces sp. B21-083 DNA encoding:
- the hemA gene encoding 5-aminolevulinate synthase, which translates into the protein MTTQYLDLFARLIEGSDGGKREFLEIGRLAGNFPAASVRSSGHVGDPDSISVWCSNDYLGMGQHPAVLEAMKEAVDKYGAGAGGSRNIGGTNHYHVLLEKELAELHGKDEALLFTSGYTANDGALSVIAGRMEGCVVFSDALNHASVIDGLRHSHSQKQIFRHNDPAHLEELIAAADPDAPKLIVAESVYSMNGDIAPLPELADIAKRHGAMTYLDEVHAVGMYGPEGAGIAALEGIADEFTVIMGTLAKGFGTTGGYIAGPAEVIEAVRMFSRSFIFTTALPPAVAAGALAAVRHLRSSEAEREQLWSNAQLMHRLLNERGVPFISDQTHIVSVLVRDEAVCKRMSALLLERHGIYVQAINAPSVRTGEEILRIAPGAVHTADDVRGFVDALDQVWEEAGSARVPAPPAAPTS
- a CDS encoding alpha/beta hydrolase — protein: MSIAMRAVALLLRVTAKPGSSTAARAQKRMRKPKRSGQPPAALRRRHDMSVRQVAGFACWTVQPRDEAATRGAVYLHGGAYTSEITKQHWALVGALADEGVRVEVPLYGLAPQHTYREAYPLVSEVYRQLLEQLPAAAVTLAGDSAGAGLALGVAQELPAAGLPQPRRIVLISPWLDLTLGQPAVQAVAPHDPWLSPAGLVEMGHAWAGGDDPSDARLSPINGPLTGLAPIAVFIGTRDIFYPDVCRLRDRAAAEGAPLDVTVCAGAVHVYPLTPTPEGRAAATRIVKDIAQ
- a CDS encoding long-chain-fatty-acid--CoA ligase yields the protein MTLTAASVLAESAERRPDHPALVFGSERITYAGLWHATRRYAAVLRDHGVRPGDRVALLLPNTPHFPMVYYGVLALGAVAVPVHGLLRADEIVHVLSDSEAKALVCAAPMLTEGAKAAEAAGVPLLTVMVENGTTDDGPPRLDILAERAAPLDRLVPRASEDLALVLYTSGTTGRPKGALITQLNLVMNVSTTMRSPFDLGPDDILLGCLPLFHTFGQTCVMSACFLAGGTLVLMSRFDGPGALDLMVTESCTVFMGVPTMYLALLDAATHDARRPALDRAFSGGSALPVKVMEEFQEVYGCPIYEGYGLTETSPVVAYNQKAWPRRPGTVGRPIWGVEAEIAAADVEDRIALLPAGEVGEIVVRGHNVMAGYLNRPEATRAVLVDGWFRSGDLGVKDADGYLTIVDRKKDMVLRGGYNVYPREVEDVLMRHPAIAQVAVIGVPDDKYGEEVCAVVRTRPGTDPDATLAADIVSWSRQRVAAHKYPRLVEFVEDFPLGPSGKVLKRELTARFADGR
- a CDS encoding class I adenylate-forming enzyme family protein; the protein is MSSNENYARRVLESLVSDPDRIALWREGEEFTAGQFSRAVLAAAELLRRHFAEHRALITKDPVVAVLTVTNSPATVILRYAANLAGASLVHLHSTNAVDPNDQLAATARQEILSRTGATFLAVDKENLDAARELCDRLSEPPRLAALGTLGPDVLDLSSGDPDAFNLDSVEADPEQPAVVICTSGTSGSPKAVMMSYRVRSLHLQANLGLQSPEPMVYLSTLPVSNSSGSVVDLALASGGSVVLHDGFDAGEVLRAVEQHRVSALAITPPQLYMLVDHPDLAATDRSSIRVITYVGSPAAPARLAEAVEVFGPVLLQIYGTTETSPISILRPPDHFDPELRRTVGRPTTEVRIRDLDDDRDVPPGEIGEVCVRSPFTMLGYWGEPELTASTVRDGWVHTGDLGSVDENGFLSLHGRMGEVMKTNGIKVRPTDVENALLTHPEIAQATVYCVVDDDRVEHIHAAVVVRPGGTADSGTLIGHVAAELSPKHVPDAVTFHDALPLTGAGKPDKQTLAARHGGAA